A window of the Enoplosus armatus isolate fEnoArm2 chromosome 5, fEnoArm2.hap1, whole genome shotgun sequence genome harbors these coding sequences:
- the naalad2 gene encoding N-acetylated-alpha-linked acidic dipeptidase 2 isoform X1, translating to MRKESRLIRWIWWIVVVTALFLLGFVIGWFAKPTHPNTVNNSASSKYLKEFLDEMQPDQIREHLRKFTRLPHLAGTEQNLRYAEQIKKEWLEFGVDTVEMVPYDVLLSYPNKSQPNYISIVDQLGNEVFNTSLAEPVPEGYEDVSNIVPPYSAFSAKGQPEGDLVYVNYGRTEDFFQLERDMGINVTGKIVIVRYGKIFRGNKVKNAMLAGAKGIIMFSDPVDYWAAGVQPYPDGWNLPGGGAQRGNVLNLNGAGDPLTPGYPAKEYTHRFSLEDGVGLPKIPVHPIGFHDAIHLLKNMGGQIPPHNWKGALNVSYRIGPGFTDDFKSQKVRMNIHTDNRVTRIYNVIGRIRGALEPDRYVILGGHRDAWVFGGIDPMSGAAVVHETVRSSGRLLSKGWRPRRTIIFASWDAEEFGLLGSTEWAEDNAKLLQERAVAYINADSAIEGMYTLRVDCTPSLHTLVYDLTKQIASPEEEEDGVSLYESWHKRDNWTNDRDAPKISKLGSGSDFEAYFIRLGIAAGRARYTKNKKTERYSSYPVYHSVYETFEIVQKFYDPSFKRLRAVAQVRGGLIFLLADSQLLPLDVNQYADSLRKYAQSIAQLAQKRKAMKMYEVSFDSLFSAVENFTIAAGDFHERLQTLNRADPLQVRVMNDQLMYLERAFIDPLGLPGRPFYRHVIFAPSSHNKYAGESFPGIYDALFDIENSADPEKSWEEVKRQISIAAFTVHAAATTLTPPA from the exons ATGAGAAAGGAGAGCAGGTTAATTCGGTGGATCTGGTGGATTGTGGTTGTGACTGCTTTGTTCTTGCTGGGCTTCGTCATAG GCTGGTTTGCAAAGCCCACACATCCAAACACTGTAAACAACAGCGCTTCAAGCAAGTACCTGAAGGAGTTTCTGGATGAAATGCAGCCGGACCAGATCAGAGAGCATCTCAG GAAATTTACTCGACTCCCCCACCTGGCTGGTACAGAGCAGAACCTGAGATACGCAGAGCAGATCAAGAAAGAGTGGCTGGAGTTTGGAGTGGACACAGTGGAGATGGTGCCCTATGACGTCCTGTTGTCCTATCCCAACAAATCGCAGCCAAATTACATCTCGATAGTTGATCAGCTTGGCAATGAG GTTTTTAACACCTCCTTGGCTGAGCCAGTTCCAGAGGGTTATGAGGATGTTTCTAACATTGTGCCTCCATACAGTGCCTTCTCTGCCAAAGGACAACCTGag GGGGATTTAGTGTACGTGAACTATGGTCGTACAGAAGACTTTTTCCAGTTAGAGAGGGATATGGGCATCAACGTTACTGGGAAGATTGTCATTGTCAGATATGGGAAAATATTCAGAGGCAATAAG GTGAAAAACGCCATGTTAGCCGGAGCAAAGGGGATCATAATGTTCTCAGACCCGGTAGATTACTGGGCTGCTGGAGTCCAG ccctATCCTGATGGCTGGAATCTACCTGGTGGAGGAGCTCAGAGGGGAAATGTTCTCAACCTGAATGGAGCAGGAGACCCACTCACACCAGGGTACCCTGCTAAAG AATATACTCACAGATTCAGCCTTGAGGATGGAGTGGGACTTCCCAAGATTCCTGTGCATCCAATTGGCTTCCATGATGCAATTCACCTACTGAA GAACATGGGAGGACAGATCCCACCCCACAACTGGAAAGGAGCTCTTAATGTCTCCTACAGGATTGGTCCGGGCTTTACGGATGACTTCAAGAGCCA GAAGGTGCGTATGAACATCCACACTGACAACCGGGTAACCAGGATCTACAACGTCATTGGCAGGATTAGAGGAGCTCTGGAGCCAG ACAGGTATGTGATTCTGGGAGGACATCGGGATGCCTGGGTGTTTGGAGGAATTGATCCCATGTCTGGTGCTGCAGTGGTCCACGAAACTGTCAGGAGCAGTGGCAGGCTACTCAGTAAAG gCTGGAGGCCTAGGAGGACTATAATATTTGCCAGCTGGGATGCAGAGGAGTTTGGACTGCTGGGATCAACAGAATGGGCAGAG GATAATGCCAAACTGCTGCAGGAGAGAGCTGTGGCCTACATCAATGCCGACTCCGCCATTGAgg GCATGTACACGCTGAGAGTTGACTGCACTCCGTCTCTACACACTTTGGTGTACGACCTCACCAAGCAG ATAGCCAGtccagaagaggaagaggatggagtTTCTCTGTACGAGAGTTGGCATAAGAGGGACAACTGGACGAACGACCGCGATGCACCCAA GATCAGTAAGCTCGGGTCAGGCAGTGACTTTGAGGCCTATTTTATCCGTCTGGGAATTGCTGCAGGCAGAGCGAGATACACCAAGAACAAG aaaaCAGAGCGGTACAGCAGTTATCCAGTCTATCACAGTGTGTATGAAACCTTCGAGATAGTGCAGAAGTTTTACGACCCCTCCTTCAAGAGGCTTCGGGCGGTGGCCCAGGTGAGAGGCGGGCTCATCTTCCTATTGGCCGATTCCCAGCTCCTCCCTCTCGATGTCAACCAGTACGCAGACTCACTGAGGAAGTACGCACAGAGCATAGCACAGCTGGCACAGAAGCGGAAGGCGATGAAGATGTATGAGGTGTCGTTTG ATTCCCTATTTTCTGCTGTGGAGAACTTCACCATTGCGGCTGGGGACTTCCATGAGCGTCTGCAGACTCTCAACAGAGCAGA tcctCTGCAGGTACGTGTCATGAATGATCAGCTCATGTATCTGGAGAGAGCCTTCATAGACCCCCTGGGATTACCTGGCAGACCCTTCTACag gCATGTGATTTTTGCCCCCAGCAGCCATAATAAATATGCAGGGGAGTCTTTCCCCGGGATCTATGATGCACTGTTTGACATCGAGAACTCAGCTGATCCAGAGAAGTCCTGGGAGGAAGTCAAGCGTCAAATCAGCATTGCAGCATTCACCGTTCACGCTGCTGCCACGACCCTAACACCACCTGcatga
- the naalad2 gene encoding N-acetylated-alpha-linked acidic dipeptidase 2 isoform X2: MRKESRLIRWIWWIVVVTALFLLGFVIGWFAKPTHPNTVNNSASSKYLKEFLDEMQPDQIREHLRKFTRLPHLAGTEQNLRYAEQIKKEWLEFGVDTVEMVPYDVLLSYPNKSQPNYISIVDQLGNEVFNTSLAEPVPEGYEDVSNIVPPYSAFSAKGQPEGDLVYVNYGRTEDFFQLERDMGINVTGKIVIVRYGKIFRGNKVKNAMLAGAKGIIMFSDPVDYWAAGVQPYPDGWNLPGGGAQRGNVLNLNGAGDPLTPGYPAKEYTHRFSLEDGVGLPKIPVHPIGFHDAIHLLKNMGGQIPPHNWKGALNVSYRIGPGFTDDFKSQKVRMNIHTDNRVTRIYNVIGRIRGALEPDRYVILGGHRDAWVFGGIDPMSGAAVVHETVRSSGRLLSKGWRPRRTIIFASWDAEEFGLLGSTEWAEDNAKLLQERAVAYINADSAIEGMYTLRVDCTPSLHTLVYDLTKQVTSPEEEEDGVSLYESWHKRDNWTNDRDAPKISKLGSGSDFEAYFIRLGIAAGRARYTKNKKTERYSSYPVYHSVYETFEIVQKFYDPSFKRLRAVAQVRGGLIFLLADSQLLPLDVNQYADSLRKYAQSIAQLAQKRKAMKMYEVSFDSLFSAVENFTIAAGDFHERLQTLNRADPLQVRVMNDQLMYLERAFIDPLGLPGRPFYRHVIFAPSSHNKYAGESFPGIYDALFDIENSADPEKSWEEVKRQISIAAFTVHAAATTLTPPA; the protein is encoded by the exons ATGAGAAAGGAGAGCAGGTTAATTCGGTGGATCTGGTGGATTGTGGTTGTGACTGCTTTGTTCTTGCTGGGCTTCGTCATAG GCTGGTTTGCAAAGCCCACACATCCAAACACTGTAAACAACAGCGCTTCAAGCAAGTACCTGAAGGAGTTTCTGGATGAAATGCAGCCGGACCAGATCAGAGAGCATCTCAG GAAATTTACTCGACTCCCCCACCTGGCTGGTACAGAGCAGAACCTGAGATACGCAGAGCAGATCAAGAAAGAGTGGCTGGAGTTTGGAGTGGACACAGTGGAGATGGTGCCCTATGACGTCCTGTTGTCCTATCCCAACAAATCGCAGCCAAATTACATCTCGATAGTTGATCAGCTTGGCAATGAG GTTTTTAACACCTCCTTGGCTGAGCCAGTTCCAGAGGGTTATGAGGATGTTTCTAACATTGTGCCTCCATACAGTGCCTTCTCTGCCAAAGGACAACCTGag GGGGATTTAGTGTACGTGAACTATGGTCGTACAGAAGACTTTTTCCAGTTAGAGAGGGATATGGGCATCAACGTTACTGGGAAGATTGTCATTGTCAGATATGGGAAAATATTCAGAGGCAATAAG GTGAAAAACGCCATGTTAGCCGGAGCAAAGGGGATCATAATGTTCTCAGACCCGGTAGATTACTGGGCTGCTGGAGTCCAG ccctATCCTGATGGCTGGAATCTACCTGGTGGAGGAGCTCAGAGGGGAAATGTTCTCAACCTGAATGGAGCAGGAGACCCACTCACACCAGGGTACCCTGCTAAAG AATATACTCACAGATTCAGCCTTGAGGATGGAGTGGGACTTCCCAAGATTCCTGTGCATCCAATTGGCTTCCATGATGCAATTCACCTACTGAA GAACATGGGAGGACAGATCCCACCCCACAACTGGAAAGGAGCTCTTAATGTCTCCTACAGGATTGGTCCGGGCTTTACGGATGACTTCAAGAGCCA GAAGGTGCGTATGAACATCCACACTGACAACCGGGTAACCAGGATCTACAACGTCATTGGCAGGATTAGAGGAGCTCTGGAGCCAG ACAGGTATGTGATTCTGGGAGGACATCGGGATGCCTGGGTGTTTGGAGGAATTGATCCCATGTCTGGTGCTGCAGTGGTCCACGAAACTGTCAGGAGCAGTGGCAGGCTACTCAGTAAAG gCTGGAGGCCTAGGAGGACTATAATATTTGCCAGCTGGGATGCAGAGGAGTTTGGACTGCTGGGATCAACAGAATGGGCAGAG GATAATGCCAAACTGCTGCAGGAGAGAGCTGTGGCCTACATCAATGCCGACTCCGCCATTGAgg GCATGTACACGCTGAGAGTTGACTGCACTCCGTCTCTACACACTTTGGTGTACGACCTCACCAAGCAGGTGA CCAGtccagaagaggaagaggatggagtTTCTCTGTACGAGAGTTGGCATAAGAGGGACAACTGGACGAACGACCGCGATGCACCCAA GATCAGTAAGCTCGGGTCAGGCAGTGACTTTGAGGCCTATTTTATCCGTCTGGGAATTGCTGCAGGCAGAGCGAGATACACCAAGAACAAG aaaaCAGAGCGGTACAGCAGTTATCCAGTCTATCACAGTGTGTATGAAACCTTCGAGATAGTGCAGAAGTTTTACGACCCCTCCTTCAAGAGGCTTCGGGCGGTGGCCCAGGTGAGAGGCGGGCTCATCTTCCTATTGGCCGATTCCCAGCTCCTCCCTCTCGATGTCAACCAGTACGCAGACTCACTGAGGAAGTACGCACAGAGCATAGCACAGCTGGCACAGAAGCGGAAGGCGATGAAGATGTATGAGGTGTCGTTTG ATTCCCTATTTTCTGCTGTGGAGAACTTCACCATTGCGGCTGGGGACTTCCATGAGCGTCTGCAGACTCTCAACAGAGCAGA tcctCTGCAGGTACGTGTCATGAATGATCAGCTCATGTATCTGGAGAGAGCCTTCATAGACCCCCTGGGATTACCTGGCAGACCCTTCTACag gCATGTGATTTTTGCCCCCAGCAGCCATAATAAATATGCAGGGGAGTCTTTCCCCGGGATCTATGATGCACTGTTTGACATCGAGAACTCAGCTGATCCAGAGAAGTCCTGGGAGGAAGTCAAGCGTCAAATCAGCATTGCAGCATTCACCGTTCACGCTGCTGCCACGACCCTAACACCACCTGcatga